cacgttcagagaaggttaaagtctgtcaggaaaatgaaaaactccggagttattgcgttggattatatccaaacgtctaaaaatctggcagatccttgtaccaagggtctatcacgtaatgtgatagataatgcatggaGGGAGATggatatgagacccacaatatgagttgttcacagtggtaacctattcttgtgatcggagatcccgtgaattagatgtggaagacaagttgttggtcaactaagaggagagtatccttactattcacaataccactccatgaagatccaatactctcctaatctgcatggcaagttgatgtatatcttaatgtgttctaagtggcttatttaagcagagatgttatcctacagaacatcttttgaagaacacacctatatgagtctgattatcaaatgtcgcaatctatgagagtagggttctctctagtaaactcatgaaaggtcacggagtatgatgcataagctccacccgcggggaagatccacggtagccacgtatcggtcaaggctttatgtgaagctagatttgcagaaaacttgcagttcaaggcccagtccactgttcaagttgcttactagtgtagcatagagttctaggtggaagttcaacgtaacaatctccactgcagtaccggtatataaaacagtgttttggaaccaaaggcaaatttctgtgtgcctctgggatctggtgggggattgctggaatatggtctattttgggcagcccaataactatttcagaaattcctaataaatcctagaggcccactcagcccatttgtgcaaggcaagggatactactaaagtttagtctcacattgctagtttagtgggagttggacctccatataagggaggttctttccccacttgtacgagcatgagaataagagggatatccacgcgcgctcctcctccgccgcccgcctcgccacgccacgccacgcctcgcctcgcctcgtcacgacgcgacgcgacgcgtcgcgggttgcgggaatgagccgagccgatatctaaatttttgccacgcactacgggtatacgaaaggtcacacggaagctgaaaagatTTTTGCGAAAGTGGAGTTTGAATGCGAACGGTGCGGCCCTTCAgctgctggctgttcgcttcgcctccgtctcttcgtttcgcctcccatcgctgccctctcgccgccttctcttgcgcctataaaagggaggtcgctcctcccagagagacgcaccagaacttctccttcctctcgccaccggttccattCCCTGAGTTaccgctgtcttcctcatcccggcttgcggcgtgcaccgcgagtcgggacagtaggcctccaaaaccgcacctctttgagtcctgtacgggagaagggtgataaggttttgggggagcgctccgcgcgactactgacttcttcatcacggactccgacgactacttccccgacgtcgacgacctcatcgacgacatggctggagagGACGTCGACCCCAAATCCAGTGCTTCTGCTGCTGTTGTCCCGTACATATTTATGCTCTTTCTGTTAGACGTCCTGCCACAGTTCTTTACTCTAGTTTTTGCCCTAcatgtgttaggttctacttcatatatgcaacttgctatactgtctgatCTAGATGTGTTTAGTTACAGTTCATATGTGAAGTTGCTATTTACCTTCTCCttgtcaaatcgcatgacttgctttatcactgttatattagtcatgctttatctaatatttctgttaataaaatcatttggtaaattgctcatatttccaacaagttctacatATGCTATACCAACAGTATCCAATAAGATGTTTTTGTTTATTGATGACTATCACATTTACTAGTGCTCATTTCATTTCTCAAAGTAGTGAGTCTTGGCTACCAAGACCACATCTATTGTGGATTGCGGTGCATCACTAGAAAACAAAAATTGCAAGAAAATCATTGGTCAGTCTAAAAATTGTATATTGTAAAGTAAAATACACCNNNNNNNNNNNNNNNNNNNNNNNNNNNNNNNNNNNNNNNNNNNNNNNNNNNNNNNNNNNNNNNNNNNNNNNNNNNNNNNNNNNNNNNNNNNNNNNNNNNNNNNNNNNNNNNNNNNNNNNNNNNNNNNNNNNNNNNNNNNNNNNNNNNNNNNNNNNNNNNNNNNNNNNNNNNNNNNNNNNNNNNNNNNNNNNNNNNNNNNNNNNNNNNNNNNNNNNNNNNNNNNNNNNNNNNNNNNNNNNNNNNNNNNNNNNNNNNNNNNNNNNNNNNNNNNNNNNNNNNNNNNNNNNNNNNNNNNNNNNNNNNNNNNNNNNNNNNNNNNNNNNNNNNNNNNNNNNNNNNNNNNNNTAATTTTTACCCTCCAAACGTACGCGGATGTTGTCTAGCCATCAACCTGACCAAGCCATCCATCCCATTCCCCTTATTCTCTCGCAAGATCCAATCATTGCCATCCCGCATCTGTGTTGCCACTAATCGTGCTCTGCCATAACCACCTTCATCTCGCTCTTCTACTTGGTCCGTCGCTGCTAGTGCCAGCTCCACCACGTGTGGCAGCGAACCACGGCGCAGAAGGGGTCGGGGCCTCTCTCTTGATGGTCCGCCTACCGATGCGAGGATGTTGGGCGCCGGCACTGGACCAGATGAAGATGGGTCCTACCACCGCGGCCTTGCCGTGGCAAATATATTTGTTTTGACTATCAAAATTACTTTTTATGACAATGCCAACTCTATTTATTTGACAATGGAAATTTTCCTTTTTCATGGTGTATTGTTTTCGTTATCTCATCATGGCAAATTTACATCTTAGACTATCGGCCATTCTATTTTTGGACCATGGCAAAAGTTATTTTAGCTTTTGCCATGTCACTCAATATAGTTTTGACCATATTAGTAATACAATTCTTGCCATGCACAAAAACATTTTATATAAGGCAAAGTTGTTAAAacatttgccatggcaaattcacTTTATGGCCATTGTCAAATTTCTTTTTTTAGACAATGTCAAACTTGACCATGGCAAATTTATTGTTTGGACCATGGAAAAATTATTGTTTGGACCATGGCAAATTCATTGCTTGGACCGTGCAAATTTGTTTTGTTTTGGCAATGGCAAATTTCTTTCTAAACACCCAAAAAAACTTTTATCTTATACAATATCAtatatttttatttggattttttgtAACATGGCAAATTTGTTTGTCAAAGCATGTTAAATTATGTTTTGTTTACCATGGCAAATTACTTGTACATCGCATAGCAGATGTCTTTTTTATGAGACTTTTTCACAATTGTTCTTCTTCAAAAAGAAAATTGCCATCATCTTAGTTGAAACAATGGCCACTTCTAGGTTAAAACATAATGTTTTTTGTTTTATATTTTTTCCATGCATGACAATTGTAACATTTTTATATATGGCATTTCACATACAACAATGACAGATACTTTTTGTGTGCATAGTTGCTTCATCCATTTGAACATGATAGCTGCTTTGTTAAATTATGTTTTGTTTCAAGAAATGTTTCGTTCGATCTGGACATATTAGATATCTTTCTGAATAGTAATGGACTCCTGCGGCATGGTAGCTCCAATGAGTGCGTCACCACCGCCGGTGCATACGCTTTTGTAGTATATCGCTCTGCACAACCCAGGGGAGTTGGCAAGACGAGAGTGGTGAGAATGAATCTTTTGTTCCTCCCCTAACCCCATAGAGTAAACTCTCCCTTTCAGACCTTGTCAGGGAGCCCGTCGATTCACCTCCCCTCTGCCTTCCGCTCTGGTGGCCGGGGGGAGAATTCTGATGCCTCCACTCCGGTTAGTAGTTTAAGTCAGGGTTTGTTAGTCTTCGCAGGTGCGGCGCTCGGGGCAGATGGTAGCAtttcttcttcgagtttgtcttccGAGCTCCGTTCCTCGTCGAGCTTTTCCATCAGGACGTAGTCGATGGAGCTCTGGCGTAAATTCCTGTCGTATCCTTGGGAGGTGAATTTAGGGTTTCTTATCATATGGCGAGATTTCATGTACGGTGTTTCAGATCTATTCAAGGATTTAACATCGGCGACTACGGCTCCAGGGCGCTAGTCATTAGGACACGTACACGAAGACTTCCCAGTTGTTATCGACAAAGTCAAGCCGGCTCCAGTAAAGGTTTTTGACAGTCTTGGTATCTCAATGTACTTTTTATTATATTTGAGGTGTTTTATACTTTCGGTGAATTTATTAATAGATCTCACTCATTTTTGTAAAAAAGAAAATCGCTCTGCGCACCAGACGTGGTAGGAATCTCAAGGCAGCTGCCGTCTCCTTCCTCGCTTTCCCCTTTGCAAATCACGATTCAACATCTCGAACGCCCCCGCCGGCGTGAAACGCCCCGCTGCTCGTCACATCCTCACCGGTGAGCTCCTCTACACCAAGCACAGCACCCCTGCTCGGCGCGCTGAATCCCGTCGGTAGCACAGCTCGCGACGCCGTACTTTGCCGAGATGCAGCCAGCAGGTTAATATCGTGTAGCTAGGACACATCCGGCGAAGCCGAGCTGAGGAGGTGGTCATGAACGGAGCGCCGGTGGCTGCCGGGAAGCGAGGAGCCGGGTTGTGAACGGCTGGGAGTAAAAGCTTTGGTGCTCTGGTGCTTNNNNNNNNNNTATTTATGCTCTTTCTGTTAGACGTCCTGCCACAGTTCTTTACTCTAGTTTTTGCCCTAcatgtgttaggttctacttcatatatgcaacttgctatactgtctgatCTAGATGTGTTTAGTTACAGTTCATATGTGAAGTTGCTATTTACCTTCTCCttgtcaaatcgcatgacttgctttatcactgttatattagtcatgctttatctaatatttctgttaataaaatcatttggtaaattgctcatatttccaacaagttctacatATGCTATACCAACAGTATCCAATAAGATGTTTTTGTTTATTGATGACTATCACATTTACTAGTGCTCATTTCATTTCTCAAAGTAGTGAGTCTTGGCTACCAAGACCACATCTATTGTGGATTGCGGTGCATCACTAGAAAACAAAAATTGCAAGAAAATCATTGGTCAGTCTAAAAATTGTATATTGTAAAGTAAAATACACCGCAAATCCTAAAACAGTTCAAGGGGTGTCAAATAAGTGCTAATATAATGAAAATGCACATTTGGGCCCTAAAAGTTTGCTAAGTGTGCCACCCGCGGTCCTATTCGTGCTACATCAGCTTTGACTTGCACGGGTCATAGGCTGACCACTATCATGTGGCGAATTTTttcacaacccccccccccaaagaaAGGTCATATGTTGTAATTTTTACCCTCCAAACGTACGCGGATGTTGTCTAGCCATCAACCTGACCAAGCCATCCATCCCATTCCCCTTATTCTCTCGCAAGATCCAATCATTGCCATCCCGCATCTGTGTTGCCACTAATCGTGCTCTGCCATAACCACCTTCATCTCGCTCTTCTACTTGGTCCGTCGCTGCTAGTGCCAGCTCCACCACGTGTGGCAGCGAACCACGGCGCAGAAGGGGTCGGGGCCTCTCTCTTGATGGTCCGCCTACCGATGCGAGGATGTTGGGCGCCGGCACTGGACCAGATGAAGATGGGTCCTACCACCGCGGCCTTGCCGTGGCAAATATATTTGTTTTGACTATCAAAATTACTTTTTATGACAATGNNNNNNNNNNNNNNNNNNNNNNNNNNNNNNNNNNNNNNNNNNNNNNNNNNNNNNNNNNNNNNNNNNNNNNNNNNNNNNNNNNNNNNNNNNNNNNNNNNNNNNNNNNNNNNNNNNNNNNNNNNNNNNNNNNNNNNNNNNNNNNNNNNNNNNNNNNNNNNNNNNNNNNNNNNNNNNNNNNNNNNNNNNNNNNNNNNNNNNNNNNNNNNNNNNNNNNNNNNNNNNNNNNNNNNNNNNNNNNNNNNNNNNNNNNNNNNNNNNNNNNNNNNNNNNNNNNNNNNNNNNNNNNNNNNNNNNNNNNNNNNNNNNNNNNNNNNNNNNNNNNNNNNNNNNNNNNNNNNNNNNNNNNNNNNNNNNNNNNNNNNNNNNNNNNNNNNNNNNNNNNNNNNNNNNNNNNNNNNNNNNNNNNNNNNNNNNNNNNNNNNNNNNNNNNNNNNNNNNNNNNNNNNNNNNNNNNNNNNNNNNNNNNNNNNNNNNNNNNNNNNNNNNNNNNNNNNNNNNNNNNNNNNNNNNNNNNNNNNNNNNNNNNNNNNNNNNNNNNNNNNNNNNNNNNNNNNNNNNNNNNNNNNNNNNNNNNNNNNNNNNNNNNNNNNNNNNNNNNNNNNNNNNNNNNNNNNNNNNNNNNNNNNNNNNNNNNNNNNNNNNNNNNNNNNNNNNNNNNNNNNNNNNNNNNNNNNNNNNNNNNNNNNNNNNNNNNNNNNNNNNNNNNNNNNNNNNNNNNNNNNNNNNNNNNNNNNNNNNNNNNNNNNNNNNNNNNNNNNNNNNNNNNNNNNNNNNNNNNNNNNNNNNNNNNNNNNNNNNNNNNNNNNNNNNNNNNNNNNNNNNNNNNNNNNNNNNNNNNNNNNNNNNNNNNNNNNNNNNNNNNNNNNNNNNNNNNNNNNNNNNNNNNNNNNNNNNNNNNNNNNNNNNNNNNNNNNNNNNNNNNNNNNNNNNNNNNNNNNNNNNNNNNNNNNNNNNNNNNNNNNNNNNNNNNNNNNNNNNNNNNNNNNNNNNNNNNNNNNNNNNNNNNNNNNNNNNNNNNNNNNNNNNNNNNNNNNNNNNNNNNNNNNNNNNNNNNNNNNNNNNNNNNNNNNNNNNNNNNNNNNNNNNNNNNNNNNNNNNNNNNNNNNNNNNNNNNNNNNNNNNNNNNNNNNNNNNNNNNNNNNNNNNNNNNNNNNNNNNNNNNNNNNNNNNNNNNNNNNNNNNNNNNNNNNNNNNNNNNNNNNNNNNNNNNNNNNNNNNNNNNNNNNNNNNNNNNNNNNNNNNNNNNNNNNNNNNNNNNNNNNNNNNNNNNNNNNNNNNNNNNNNNNNNNNNNNNNNNNNNNNNNNNNNNNNNNNNNNNNNNNNNNNNNNNNNNNNNNNNNNNNNNNNNNNNNNNNNNNNNNNNNNNNNNNNNNNNNNNNNNNNNNNNNNNNNNNNNNNNNNNNNNNNNNNNNNNNNNNNNNNNNNNNNNNNNNNNNNNNNNNNNNNNNNNNNNNNNNNNNNNNNNNNNNNNNNNNNNNNNNNNNNNNNNNNNNNNNNNNNNNNNNNNNNNNNNNNNNNNNNNNNNNNNNNNNNNNNNNNNNNNNNNNNNNNNNNNNNNNNNNNNNNNNNNNNNNNNNNNNNNNNNNNNNNNNNNNNNNNNNNNNNNNNNNNNNNNNNNNNNNNNNNNNNNNNNNNNNNNNNNNNNNNNNNNNNNNNNNNNNNNNNNNNNNNNNNNNNNNNNNNNNNNNNNNNNNNNNNNNNNNNNNNNNNNNNNNNNNNNNNNNNNNNNNNNNNNNNNNNNNNNNNNNNNNNNNNNNNNNNNNNNNNNNNNNNNNNNNNNNNNNNNNNNNNNNNNNNNNNNNNNNNNNNNNNNNNNNNNNNNNNNNNNNNNNNNNNNNNNNNNNNNNNNNNNNNNNNNNNNNNNNNNNNNNNNNNNNNNNNNNNNNNNNNNNNNNNNNNNNNNNNNNNNNNNNNNNNNNNNNNNNNNNNNNNNNNNNNNNNNNNNNNNNNNNNNNNNNNNNNNNNNNNNNNNNNNNNNNNNNNNNNNNNNNNNNNNNNNNNNNNNNNNNNNNNNNNNNNNNNNNNNNNNNNNNNNNNNNNNNNNNNNNNNNNNNNNNNNNNNNNNNNNNNNNNNNNNNNNNNNNNNNNNNNNNNNNNNNNNNNNNNNNNNNNNNNNNNNNNNNNNNNNNNNNNNNNNNNNNNNNNNNNNNNNNNNNNNNNNNNNNNNNNNNNNNNNNNNNNNNNNNNNNNNNNNNNNNNNNNNNNNNNNNNNNNNNNNNNNNNNNNNNNNNNNNNNNNNNNNNNNNNNNNNNNNNNNNNNNNNNNNNNNNNNNNNNNNNNNNNNNNNNNNNNNNNNNNNNNNNNNNNNNNNNNNNNNNNNNNNNNNNNNNNNNNNNNNNNNNNNNNNNNNNNNNNNNNNNNNNNNNNNNNNNNNNNNNNNNNTTGCGTCCTACGCCTCGAGTCTCCTCACCGACTGCCATCACGGTCCCACCTCGGGCTCCCCGGTCATCCCCTCGCCTGCACAGTCTCCGGTCGGCGCCCATCCACGTCGTCGTCGGACCGGGTCGGCGTCAAAGCGAGCACACCCCACACGCTGCGCCGCCCTGCCACTGACACTGGGGCCACCCTCCAGAACCCCACCGGTAAGCGGCGTCGGTCGTCTAGAGTCCAGAGTGACGCGAGgctggaggaggacgtggcggcccGCAGGAGAGAGGAGAGGAGTGGAGTGGCGTGGGCCCGACGGCCATTCCGCGGTTTTAATTATTCGGGCCATTTAAAAGGGATGGCACGGCGTGGCGTTGGTTGGCCTCCGTTCCACTCCACGCACGCCCCCCTCATTTCCATTCCACCTTCCCACCCATCGCCCTGCCTGCctacctcttccctctctccctcgtcCACGCCTCCGgtcgttccccttcttccctctgctgtCCACTCACCGGACGCCATGACGGAGGACGCCGAGGGATGTGTTGCTGTGGCGGTGGCCGAGGCGGCGGGCATCATCTGCTCGCTCCGCGCGGCCGACCTCGCCGGGTGGACGCCGCCCTGGAAGGCCAGCGGGCCGCCGTCGTCCGAAGCCGCGGCGAAGGAGGAGACGGCCTGGCCGGCGGTTGCGCGGGGGAAGCGGACGCGGTCGTCGCGCTCTGGCTCCGCGGCCAACAAGAACAAGGGGCGATGGGCCCGCGGCAGCCCCGCGTCTCCGCTCGACTACAGCGGCGGCTCCGGCTCCGGCGCGTCCACCAGCGGCGGCGAGGACGGCGCCTtctgctcgccgccggcgacggTCGCCCTCGCCCGCGGGCACGCCGTGGTCACACCCACCGCCGCCCCAGCTTCTTCCTCCCTGGCCAAGGTACGTAGACGAGCGCGCGCGTCCCCATCTGCAGTTGCTGCTTTCTTCTTCCCCTCCATTCTTTCTCCTGTCTGTCTCCTTTCTCGTGGTCCGTTGGCTGCCTGCCTGCTTTGCGTGCTTTCCGTTCGTTCGTTTGGCACGGACGAAACTACCCCTCCACGGGGTCACCACCGAGAGAGGGAGGGGAAGAGCAACGGCAACGGTGGATGACTTGGCGATGAAACATCGCTTTTCCTCCGCACCTCACCCGCTTTTTGTTCGCCTGACCTTTTCTCACATCTTTTATCTTTTTCCGTTACCTTTTCTCTCGCATGTTTTCTTCCGTCGAACTCCAGACACCCCGCTTCTTGTTCCACAGATCCATCGTCCTCGCATCAAAAGTCCAATTGACGGGCGTCAGCTCTGAATGTcaatggcttcttattttttttatcCCGGTACGGTCGTGTGTATGAATAGCATCCGTCATCGCCATGGTCATTCCGTTTCATTCCACGGTACTACGTGTCGCGTGCTTGACTGCAGCTCCTTCCGTGGCAATTCACAGCGGTTggtgcggtggcgtggggatccgaCTCCTCACCACGAGCTTTCACGCCTTTCCCCAAACCAGAGTCCTTCGTGAGGGCAGTGTGGTCATTTAGGGACTCCTCGCGCCGCGGTGGCAGTGGCACCGCCCGTGGGGCCGGGCCCTACCCGCCATGCAGTTGAGAGTCACTCGGCGTCAAACCGGCGCGTCGGCGTTTGGTGGTCGGAGGGTTCCACGTGGCCGCCGCCGATTGGCTAGGCCGTGTGCCCGGGTCGCACGCCACCCATTAAAATAGGGGggcgatgattagattagaaagaaaaaaaggaaaagaacaacCATAGAAAGTGAGAGCACAGATGGAAGCATGGggaaggagcaggcaagccggatccatgGCTGTGGGTATGGCCGTCCGGCCGGACACGGAGGCGGGGGCGACGGTGCTAGATACGGCCTGTCACGGCCACTTGCCTCCCGCCACGTGTACCGCCAGCGCCAGCAGCCCCCACGACGCCTTTCGGTTGGTGACGCACGCGGTACACTTAACGCTTTCCCAAACCGTACCTGCATGGCCTCGCTCAGGCCCCACACGTCATTGTCCCCGTCGAAAAGAAACCATTTTTCTATCTATATATTTATTCACTTATTTAAAAACTCCAAGTGTGTAGATAGGGTGACAGATGAGCACTGCCGATGGACCGATTCAAAAACTCAAAACCGTAATGCGTTTCACGTGAGTTGGCGAGTAGaaatgtgtgcatgcatgcacgagcggGGCTGGTGCATTGTTGGTGGGGAGTTAGTTTGGCCGGCTGGCTCATCCATCTCATCATTCCTTGCATGCCTTCACCCAGTTTCCTTTCCTTTTGATTGATAATAAAGAACGTGTGTCCTCTGCTGTTGCTTTCTTTGCGCTGGTCGTTGGTTGGTTCCACTCTCGCTTTCTTCTTTATACCAGCACCAGCAGCATATCCTAGCTAACAACTGATCTTGTAATTgctcttctgctgctgctgctgcaggttGGCTCTGCGGGAGGAGCACGGCGCCCATTGATCCTGCCGGTGCCGCCGCTGCCCCGCATCGCCGGCCAGAGGTCGGGGAAGAAGATGGTAAGTTCGACACTCGCTCTCTAGTCTCTATCATACATTGAAAGCAAGTTTGGCTGGTCGTAGTATAGTAGTACAAAGGCATGTTTAGATAGCTAGGCAGGCATTTTTCAgcatttggttcataggatagaaatgttgtaggaataggaaaatcatatcctatagaaatcctatgaccttcaaaccagaggaggccTTATTGGGCCTATACCGCGTCAGCAGTTGGGCACAGTCCACGCAGACCGAGTCGGTCGTAGGAGAAGCGAGGCTGTTCAAATGGCTGGCATTCTTAATTGTTTTTAGTAGCTTGGCCTGGTGGAATAAAGCGTGTGGTGCACCCACTTGCTGCCATTGGAATCGAAGATGGAGAGAGAGAGTGCTTGGCGTCCAAAGGGCAGGAAAGGCAACAAAGCTGCGTGCCTCTGCCTGCCCAAAAGGATCCTCACATCATCAACGCCGGATGGGCGGTCCGGTCCGGTCCTGTCCCAGTGGGATCGATGTCCCAACTCATGACCCATTGCATCAGATTGCTCATAGAGAAATGATGAAGGAGCAAAATAGATTAGCTTTTTTGGGCTGCTTGATCTGGCCTGAACTTGTGCTGTGATTTGCTGCAGAGGCTCCCGGAGGTGAAGCAGCTGGTGCTGTCCCTGTCGGCGGAGAACGTCGGCCTTCGCCAGGTAATACCTTTTTGTACATTTCCCATTCTATGAAGATTCTGTCGCTAATTTCACACAAATTTGCATCTAAGTTCTTATTATTCGCTTTCCTTTGAACAGGAGATGGAGTCGCTGCAGAGGGCCTGCACGGGGCTGTCCAAGGAGAACGGCAGGCTAGAGGTGAGTGACACTCCCTCACGCGCACCATCATACCAATCTTAACTTCTCCTGCCGTGTCCATTGCGTAGCATAGATAGATGCTTCTGGCTTGGGTGGGATATGTACTCCGCCGAGTGGACAATCATAAGCATGAAGAAAGAAAGATAAATAGCTTGGGCGCCTCCACTTGCATTGCATGGAAGAGCAGCCTTAAAGCACAAGTGAGTGAGTGAATCGATGGCAAAAGAATAACAATGAAAAAAAGACCGTCCTGAGCCTCCCAGCGGGGCACCACACCACTGGGTGggtcctgccttgatctctccgtgaTGTGGTTCGTAGCACGATTTTGGGTTTGATTTGATGGTCGCAACCCTCTCTCTCAACCACCGTTGTTGTTGTCCTTGGGAGAAAACTGAGTGCGACCGGTGCCGTCCGGATAAGCTTTAGGCAGGTT
This portion of the Triticum dicoccoides isolate Atlit2015 ecotype Zavitan chromosome 7A, WEW_v2.0, whole genome shotgun sequence genome encodes:
- the LOC119332100 gene encoding uncharacterized protein LOC119332100 is translated as MTEDAEGCVAVAVAEAAGIICSLRAADLAGWTPPWKASGPPSSEAAAKEETAWPAVARGKRTRSSRSGSAANKNKGRWARGSPASPLDYSGGSGSGASTSGGEDGAFCSPPATVALARGHAVVTPTAAPASSSLAKVGSAGGARRPLILPVPPLPRIAGQRSGKKMRLPEVKQLVLSLSAENVGLRQEMESLQRACTGLSKENGRLETRLEHSSSSSKRKRTGCEEEERRQRKPQQAGGGFELPDLNIPAQDVADAPAAVP